ACCGGATATGTTTTATCACTCGCGATTTTGCCTTTGCCATCAAGCGGCTCGCCTAAAGGACTGACTACCCGGCCGACCAACGCCTCGCCCACCGGCACCTCCAGAATGCGCTTGGTGCATTTCACCTCCGCGCCTTCTTTAACGCCGGTGCAGTCGCCAAGAATGATTACACCGACCGTATCTTCTTCCAGATTCAAGGCAACGCCGTAAACCTTTTCATTAGATTCGCGTTCATTCGAGCCCGTTCGCGATTCATTCGTGCTTTCAAATTCCAACATTTCCGCGCTCATCGCCTCGGAAAGTCCGGCGACGCGGGCGATGCCATCGCCGACCTCAATCACCGTACCGACGGTTTCGCGGCTGATTTCCGCCTTGAAGTCGCTGATCTGTTTCTTTAATTGTTCAACAATGAAATCTTTGGTGGTGTTCGCCATATCAATTCAATAATTAATAATATTTATTTAATCATTTCTTCTTTCAATTGTGCGATTTTTTTCTTCAGACTTCCATCAATCACCTGATCGCCGAATTTCAAGATAAAACCGGCCAAAAGTTTTCCGTCCACGCTTTTTTTCAACTCCACCGATTTGGCGGACTGCTGTTCCTTCAAATAATTCTTGATTGCCAAATCGCTTTCCTTATCCAGCTTCCGCGCGCTCACGACTTCTGCCGTAATCAGCCCCTCATGCTCGTTCCAAATTCTGACAAATTCAGCAATAATCTTATCGGCCAGCTTCAAATCATTATTTTTGATCAACAGCTTCAGGAAATTAGCAACCGCTTCGCCCGCTTTTTTATCCACAACCGATTCATATAAACTT
This window of the Candidatus Margulisiibacteriota bacterium genome carries:
- a CDS encoding F0F1 ATP synthase subunit alpha (produces ATP from ADP in the presence of a proton gradient across the membrane; the alpha chain is a catalytic subunit), which translates into the protein MANTTKDFIVEQLKKQISDFKAEISRETVGTVIEVGDGIARVAGLSEAMSAEMLEFESTNESRTGSNERESNEKVYGVALNLEEDTVGVIILGDCTGVKEGAEVKCTKRILEVPVGEALVGRVVSPLGEPLDGKGKIASDKTYPV
- the atpH gene encoding ATP synthase F1 subunit delta codes for the protein MRITVKQYARSLYESVVDKKAGEAVANFLKLLIKNNDLKLADKIIAEFVRIWNEHEGLITAEVVSARKLDKESDLAIKNYLKEQQSAKSVELKKSVDGKLLAGFILKFGDQVIDGSLKKKIAQLKEEMIK